Within the bacterium genome, the region CGCACGGCGGCGCGCGAGGGCGGCCGCGCGCCCGGCCGGAACGCCCAGACCCGCCGCAGCACGCCGCTGGTCAAATCGAAGCGTCCGCCGCTCAGCTGGTGCCCTGTCTCGGCGAAGTCCAGCAGGCGCTCGATCTCCTCGTCCGTCTCCACCCAATCACCGGCGGTTGTCCGCAAGAAGCTGGTCCAGCTGTCCTCCCGGTAGCGGCTGTAGCGGTCCTGGATGCGCCAGGCTTCCGCCGCGCCCAGGCGCGCCAGCTCGAGGGCGGCGCGGCGCGGGCAGGAACGCAGATGGATCTCGCCGGGTCCGGCGAAGCAGGGGAAGCGGGCCACCCACCCGGATGCGCCCGCCTCCAGCCGCACCTCGCGCAGCGGCTCAGAGGGTGGTGCGGTAGCCAAGAGTCACCATCCAGGCCTGCAGATCGGGCGTCAAGTCCAGGCCGTGCTGGGCCCCCAGTGGCGCGGGCGAGAGGTCGAATCGCTGGCGCATCCAGGCCGGCTTGATCCAGAGCTGGCCCCAGTCGGCCGCGGGCAGGTCCAGACGCAGGGCGAGGGTCCACGAGGTCATGCCCGCCAGGCGCGCATCCGCCGTCAGGTGCTCCGGCAGCGCCTGTGTCGCGGGCCAGCTGTGGGCATAGCCGTCGGCGCGCGACTGGAGGCTCCAGCGCACCTCGGGCCGCACGCGCAGGCCCGGCGCGGCCTCGGGCTTCCACCAGTACTGCAGGTCGGCGGTGGTGGCGCGCACGCCCCAGCTGTCCTGGTAGCGGCGCAGGTCGGCGTGGAGCACGTCGCGGCCCAGGTGGACGGCGTTGGCCCAGAAAAGGGTCCAGCGCGTGCGGGACGCAGGGCGGGACTCATTCAGCCAGGAGACGGGCGCACCGTCGTCGTCCACCAGGCTGATCCCCTTGTAAGGGTCGGTCAGCCAGCCCCGATCCCGTCC harbors:
- a CDS encoding FAD:protein FMN transferase codes for the protein MATAPPSEPLREVRLEAGASGWVARFPCFAGPGEIHLRSCPRRAALELARLGAAEAWRIQDRYSRYREDSWTSFLRTTAGDWVETDEEIERLLDFAETGHQLSGGRFDLTSGVLRRVWAFRPGARPPSRAAVR